The Pecten maximus chromosome 12, xPecMax1.1, whole genome shotgun sequence genome includes a region encoding these proteins:
- the LOC117339985 gene encoding neuropeptide Y receptor type 5-like: MTRNSTQDILTTFDTLDGLYAWEDKNFSIQDFWRLQSQVEFSNSWFGSVGVCVIVVTFSIIGLFGILGNAAMCYVIIRKRNSRNWYILNLSISDILTSILCIPFTVVKLVLKHWPLGKVLCKIVPSLQTIYVFVSTFTIVFIAVDRYKAIVQCTPKARTRPRYIFIMVWMVSLALALPMFIYHDVESVCITKDIVLFSSCLEKWNSDVARRGYALLVLCIHFVFPIIVIVSLHILICRFIRTHIESKPSYSRELHRSRRNLLRQRKNIILLTSITVVFALTWLPLTLINLLADINYELFTGIDFNWLIAVCHILAMSSVCINPIIYGWFNSNYRREIKAMLCWKLRDKDSNIIMLNRYRERIELCLHGYTSTRHMDI, translated from the coding sequence ATGACCAGAAACAGCACCCAGGACATCCTCACGACTTTCGACACACTGGACGGCCTGTACGCGTGGGAGGACAAGAATTTTTCCATTCAAGACTTTTGGCGTCTGCAATCACAAGTAGAATTCTCAAACAGCTGGTTCGGCTCTGTTGGCGTGTGTGTAATTGTGGTCACCTTCTCCATCATTGGCTTGTTTGGTATCTTAGGTAATGCTGCAATGTGCTACGTCATCATCCGGAAACGAAATTCAAGAAATTGGTACATTCTGAACTTGTCAATATCGGATATATTGACGTCAATTTTGTGCATTCCGTTCACCGTTGTGAAACTTGTCTTGAAACATTGGCCACTTGGGAAAGTGTTATGTAAAATTGTGCCGAGTTTACAGACAATATATGTGTTTGTATCAACATTTACCATTGTTTTCATAGCGGTCGATAGATATAAAGCAATAGTACAATGTACACCGAAGGCCCGGACGCGCCCCAGGTATATTTTCATCATGGTGTGGATGGTATCCTTAGCTCTCGCTCTCCCAATGTTCATTTATCATGATGTGGAATCGGTTTGTATAACCaaagatattgttttattttcatcgtGTTTGGAGAAATGGAACTCTGACGTAGCACGGAGGGGCTATGCTTTATTAGTTCTTtgtattcattttgtttttcctaTAATAGTTATTGTCTCTCTACATATCCTTATTTGTAGATTTATACGAACACACATTGAATCCAAACCGTCATATTCACGTGAACTACACCGAAGTCGAAGAAATCTATTACGACAAAGAAAGAATATCATCCTTCTAACATCCATAACTGTTGTGTTTGCTCTGACGTGGCTCCCGCTAACCTTGATCAACCTCTTAGCTGATATAAACTATGAATTGTTCACAGGCATTGACTTTAACTGGTTAATTGCTGTCTGTCATATACTAGCTATGAGTTCAGTTTGTATCAACCCGATCATCTATGGTTGGTTTAACTCGAATTACAGACGAGAAATTAAAGCAATGTTATGCTGGAAACTTCGAGACAAAGATTCTAATATCATCATGTTAAATCGATATCGAGAAAGAATAGAACTCTGTTTACATGGATATACATCTACTCGACATATGGATATTTGA
- the LOC117339986 gene encoding keratin, type II cytoskeletal 2 epidermal-like: MLSVCLLLVVSLGMCSGTYNFMYGGGVGGVGRVGGMGGVGGISGYRGYGFDDDEGYRFGGMSRIGMGRQGYGMSKGYGMGGNMGGFPSVQSGSMGFGRFPPMGGAIGGMSGPGGNAFGGFGRGPLGGSAGFVGGRRFPGYPGGNRRYPKGKGRFGN, translated from the exons ATGCTGTCTGTGTGTCTTCTTCTAGTTGTATCTCTGGGTATGTGCAGTGGTACGTACAATTTTATGTACGGCGGCGGAGTTGGTGGTGTCGGCAGAGTCGGCGGAATGGGTGGCGTCGGCGGCATCAGCGGTTACAGAGGGTATGGCTTCGACGATGATGAAGGATATCGATTTGGTGGAATGAGCAGAATTGGGATGGGCAGGCAGGGCTACGGAATGAGCAAAGGTTATGGAATGGGAGGAAACATGGGAGGATTCCCGTCAGTCCAGTCCGGATCAATGGGATTTGGACGTTTCCCCCCAATGGGAGGTGCCATCGGGGGTATGTCTGGTCCAGGGGGAAACGCTTTTGGTGGATTTGGCAGGGGACCCCTCGGGGGTTCGGCTGGTTTTGTTGGTGGTAGAAGGTTTCCTGGATACCCCGGCGGAAACCGCAGATATCCTAAAG GCAAAGGAAGATTTGGCAACTAA